CTGCAAAGCGTACACCTGTGCTGCGGGCGCTTCAGCAGACGCATGGCAACATGTATGTGCAGCGGGTGGTAGCAGGGATTCAGGCGAAGCTTGTGTTCGGGCAGCCTGGAGATAAGTACGAGCAGGAGGCGGATCGGGTAGCGGATGCGGTGATGCGGATGCCTGTGCCACAGACAGTATCCCGAAAGGATCTTGATATCCAACGAGTGTGTCAGGGATGTGAAGAAGAGGGACTTCGCAGGCAGCCTGAAGAGGAGGAAGAAGAACTTCTTCAGACTAAAGAAATATCAGGGCAGAATGCTGAAACCACACCTGATTTCGAATCTCGTATCAATTCCATCCGGGGCGGCGGAAAGTCGTTGTCTAAATCAAGCCGCGCCTTTTTCGAACCACGATTCGG
This is a stretch of genomic DNA from Methanosarcinales archaeon. It encodes these proteins:
- a CDS encoding DUF4157 domain-containing protein, with translation MGSKSAAKRTPVLRALQQTHGNMYVQRVVAGIQAKLVFGQPGDKYEQEADRVADAVMRMPVPQTVSRKDLDIQRVCQGCEEEGLRRQPEEEEEELLQTKEISGQNAETTPDFESRINSIRGGGKSLSKSSRAFFEPRFGADFSGVRVHTDGQAASTAKSVNAKAFTVGHDVVFGAGQYMPDNVSGQKLLAHELTHVIQQNGGGINRVKMTHIPFSAII